The following DNA comes from Triticum aestivum cultivar Chinese Spring chromosome 3D, IWGSC CS RefSeq v2.1, whole genome shotgun sequence.
AGCATCTGCGCCATGCGGAAAGGCGGGATGTAGATCCCTCCCGTGCGGCCGGGGATCatctccggcagcggcggtgggggtggCAGTGGTGGCGTCGGCTCCTTCCTCTCGGGGCTGGCCCGGCGCTCCTCGCGGCCACGGTCCTCCCCCCGCCTCCTAGAGGCCTCATCACGGCGGTGACGCCTCCGGCGGTCGTCGGGTGAGGATCCCGACTCGGAgctggggctccggcggcggcgccgccggtcCCGGTCGCGGTCGCGCTTGCTGCCGCGACGGTCGTCCCTCCCGTCGTCGGAATCCCTGGGACGCCTGCGCCGGCGGTCGCCCTCCTTCTCGTCGTCGGAAGCCCTAGGCCGCCTCGCCCggcggccgtcctcctcctccccgtcggaAACCCTAGCGCGCGAGCGCGGGGGGTCGTCGGCCTTGCTGGGCTTGGCGACTCCGTTGTCCTCCGAGGGCTTGgggtcgtggcggcggcggcggtcggcatcGCGGTCGGGCGGGGAAGCCCTagatctgcggcggcggcggtcggcgtcgcggtcgggggagggggaaggggacggggacggcgacgggcggggctTGCGGTGGTCGCCGCGGCGCGGGGAGCCGtcgcggtgccggcggcggcggggcggggaggcggcgggcgaggcgggGGCGGAGGCGGTCATCGCGCGATGTCCAATCCCCTAGGATTCTAGCGAGGGGAGCGGGGTTGGGTTTTTTTTTCCGTCGGGTAAAGAAGCGGGAGAATATATCCGGTGATAATGATACCGACTCTGCGAAAAGTCCATTGTGCACCCGAGCTCAACAGTAAACTCGAAAAacttttttaaaatgttcaaaaaaatctgaatttttttaggGTAAACTTTATCAAATGTTCTAAAGGTTTGCAAAATTTCAGCTCGAAATCACATTCGTacaagtcgtggcaaaaaaaacaaaatcagtacTCCAAAATGCTTTTGGAAATAACATTTTTGAAGCaccaattttgttttttttctgtgacttccacgaatgtttttttgtgatgaaattttgtgagcattgagaacttttgtcaatgtttgcacccaaaaaaattcagattttttcgaaatgtttttcattttttttttattttactgttcatcccgagctcaaatgagctcgggagcagattAGCCGCGTCCCCGACTCTGGCTGCTCTCACGCTCCTATCCTATTTTAAAACGGTCAAGTTTAAAGGCCTATTCGGTTTATAGAAATTTTCAATCGAAATAATAGTAGGAAAAATAACATTGATGCTATAGAACTGACACCAGATTTTTAAGCAATTCGACCGAACACCCTTAGTCATGTCGGATCATGCGTACGAATTCTAAAGCGTTCGCTTCCACGTACCCTTCTGAGTGAACTACGAAGTTCACGACAAAAATGGTTCGCTCCGGATAACAATATGAGTGAACATATCCGGGGTGAAAACTTTAGTTTTTAGAGCATGACAATTTTCACCTTTTTGGGTTAATGTAGCACGGCGGTTCCTTTTAGCCAGCATGGCAATTTCTGAAAGGCAATTTTCACTTTAGTACATGGCAATTCCCTATAAGTTATCCGTTTCATATGGCAATTCTAAAGTGTTTGTTGGGGGTAAAAAAAAATCAGCGAATTAATCCGTTCTCTGTCTAGGGGAACGATCGTTAACTCAGATTACCCCCTTGAGCGGGCATCAGATGTATATTAGCGTCCATGACCTAGATGTTGTAGAATTGAAATGCCTTCTTCACTTCAATCTTTAGAAACTTCTCATGAGATCAGGTCCAATGCTAAGAGCCCTTATAAATTAGGTCAATGTGAACACAATCCTAAAGATTCTATTATCCTACTAGGTTTCTATGGAACAAATGACATACTCAGAAGACAATCCCGTAGGAAGAAATCATATGGGAATCCCGATCCTACTAATTGAATGAGCCCTAACTGTTTCAAAaaggtttcaatttttttttacaaATGTTCACAATAAACGTGTCTACAATCCCTAAAAGTTCATATCGGAATTTAAATACTCATATAAAAAGAAAATTGACAAATCCATAGTTGATTAGTGTCATTTTGCTTTTGTCTTTTTTTTTacactattcatgctagatttgagGGGCAAGATTGTGATTTTGCAGAAAAAACTGATTTGTCACCTGAAAAGCTAGTCAACGGGTCAAACTGTATATAATGTCAACATAATACATCATCAAACGCACCTTGAATTTCTCACGCAACCCAGGTAGGACCTTTGAGACCGCTTGGATTTGATCACCGGATGCAAGACCAAGACGACACTCGAATCTAATACATAGTGGCTGAGTGGGTTTTTTATGTAGACTACAGGCATTGAGTGCTCACGCACTGTGATTTCAGTGGAAATAACAACAAAAATTGAAGTAGACAATGCAACTAAGTTAAAATTTCATGTGGTATCTTTGCCGAGGTGTGGTCCTGGCAAAGGACAACCTTACTCGATGCAGTTGACAGGGAAGCAAGAAGTGTTGTTTCTTTCATATTGATGAAACAATTAAATAGCTTTTCTTTTTAGAAGTGTTGTTTCTGTCATATTGATGACAATGAAGAAAGAAGTGTTGACGCGATCTACAACAAAACTCCAAACAAGAAAAATGTATACAACAAAACTCCAAAAATCCAAGCCCTTTTCTTTTATAACCGTCAACTTCAAATATCCAAAATGGACCAAGACTGGTGTACAAAAAAAAAGTGAATTGCATTACTAAAAAATACTCCTTGTCAACTGCTTGTTGCCCAGAAGAGACTTTGTTGTCCTAAGGGAATGGAGGCCTTGTGGTAATCAACATCATGGTACATAATCAAGCATTGGTTCTAAAATTCCTTGATAAATTTTACAACCATGCAAACATTCAGTGGGTTAACTTGCTTTGGGAATCAAACACGTTGGGCTCATACCACATGCTGAAAAATCTTGTGGTTCGGTCTGAATTTCTGAACAGTACGCTGCCTATACTCCTACACCAAATCTGAAGATATTTCGGTTCAGAACCTTTATTCCATAGATGACCCAAGGCTTCTCTTCAATTTGCCACTATCTCCTGAAGCTCACGCTGAATATGTGAGCCTCATTATTAGCAAACCTTCCAGCATTGAGGAGTTAACTGATTTGGACACCTCATCCGGAACAAAAAAGGTGATTTGGACACCTGGTCATATCCATGGGGATCGGGCCAAGTTGCAAATAAAACTCAAGGTCTTAATGTGGCTATTACTTATTGACAGGCTGAACACTAGGAATATGCTCAAAAAAAGACACTATCAGATTGGCAATGAGTTGAGATGTGCCCAATGTGATTGGGATGCTCCAGGATTGAGGTAGTCAAAGGGCTAAACAAAACCATTCTGCAAAAGTGTTTTTTTAGTTCTTCTTTATTACTGCTCGGAACATTTGGAAGGAGAGGAAGAAAACAATTACATTTTCAACAACATAAATCCTTGCAGCAGAGCATGGTTAGAAAGAACAAAGGCTGATCTCACTTGGCTAAAATATAGAGTATCCTCTGATCTCAGTGATTTCACTTCTTTTGTCAACTACCTCTAGTTCCTGTTTTGTTTACAAATCTCTGAACCAATGCGAGGATACATATTCCCACACTCATTCTATTAAAATTTAATATAGcatagtaggagcctttcctactatttcaaagtaaaaaaaaattactcaaaaaagactgtaaattgaAGGTTCTATAATCAAATAGTATTTCAATACAACTGAGAACAGAGTACATTATGGCAAGGTCCACTGTCAGCAAGCAACCGAATGAACTGAAGCATGAACATTCTATTACTGGGTGGAGCAACAAGCGGATATAAACCCTAGCAAGTAGGAGCAAACGATAAACCAAACAAAGCCCGATCTTAACTGCGGAAGATGAGGCAGGTAGTAAACTTCGGTATCATCCTTCAGCGACCCCCGAGCTAGAGCATCAGGCTTTGATGGTCACGGTACACAAGCATCGTCCCGACGGCCTGAGGTTAGACGTGCACCATTCAGAGCCTGTTGGCGCGGCAGGATCATACATCAGCGTCTGGTACCCGGGTTCTTCCTCCAGTGAGAAGAGCAGCAGCTTCCCATCATGTATACCGAGAGAAAACCGCGTGCTAGAACTACCAGTAAGCGGCACTGGAACCTTCTTCCAGGAATTGTCTGCTGGCTCAAAAATCGCCAGAGACCTCTGGTTCTTCCACTCGATGCAGAAGAGCTTCTCACCAAGAACAGCATGAGCCGTGACCATTACACAGCCATTCCTAAACTCACCCCAGGCATTGCTATTTGTATCGTACACGTCAATGTAACGGGAGTTACCAATTGTGAAGCTCGAACGGCCACCCATGACGTACATCTTGCCTTCAAAGCTACACCCAAAGCAACCCCATCTCGGCCTGCGAAGGCCCTCAATCAACGTCCATTTATTTTGTTCTGGGTCATAAACTTCGACACTTGATAAACTATCACCACTGGGACCAAATCCACCAGCGACATATATCACACCGTTGACCTCTGCACACGCGAAGTCGCAACGAGCGACATTCATCTTAGAAAGGGCGGTCCACCTGCGGAATCAGAGGATAAATGAGCTGGTCCAACATTCAATAAAATGTTGAGGACTTGAGTATTGTTCTGCATTTGAACATTGTACATATCACCAAGTTACTATTGTTAATTCATTCACATTATTTGAAAAAACAAGGTGAAGTTCTAAAGTTTGTCAGACTAATAAGATGCATTTAATTTTTCTGATGAATGAGGATCCACAAGAAACATACCGATTGAGGAAACAATCATACTGGTAAACCTCATCAGAAACAAATTCCTTGCCATGGTCAGCAGCATAGCCAGCAATGACGATGAGCTTCCCATCAAGGACAACCACACCAAACCCAGCCTTGGTTGGTCCAGGCATAGGCGGAAGAGGGGTGTTCTTTTGCCCCTGACATCCCAAAACCTCCCAATGAGAACCCTTTGCTTGAGCATCAGCGGTCAAGACATACACACACTCGTCAAGCTTCTGAACCTCTTTCCTTACAGCAATTAATTCTTTGCTCTCCAGGAATGACATCCACCTCTTGGAAACTCCACCCATGACAGGGAAATGAGTTCGAGGAACAAGGGCAAGACATATCTTTGCCAGGTCTTCTGGCAAGCCAGGGATTAAAGCACAATACTGATCGCAATCCCCTTGTGGCGTAAAGCAGAAGGAAAGTTCTGGCCTTGGGGACTTGAGCTGCATTGTAGCACGCAGGAATGTCTGTGGTTGAACAAACTGTTCCCGTGTACCAACGATTGTAACCATTGCAAAATGTGGCAGCAAGCAGCTCAATGTTTGCCTCCCCTTCTTAGCCAATAGTACTGAAAACCTTTGGCTTATTTATGAACCTTAGTAGATACTATAAATAGCAATGGCTCGAATGGAACGATTCGTGAAATCCGTCTCCTATGGGAATGGTAAGAGACAAGGGTTTGAATGATGCTGAAATGACGTTCTTCAACTTTGATGTCTCTGTTTTAGTTATTCTTGCTGTATCAGCCATCCGATGAGAATTTTTGGAATTGTTTTCCCTGATTGAATCAGCGCTTGTCTCCTTATTGATGAAGTAGAAACCGTTTCCTCCCTTGCGCATTGCCTTAATATCTATATCCACAGAACATAAATATAAAAATATCAGCTAAATTTGCAGTCAAAGTTGCTAGGAACAAATAGGTGCAAGATATATATACCTTTGGCCATATAATCGTTTTACTATTAGCCAGCAGTAGTGTCCATCTCTGCGAGTCTAATTGCCTGCAGTCAGCATACAAAACGATTTAGCACCAAGTAGGAACTGTAGAACTAGAAGCAATCCTGTGATACTGTTTGGGCAACTCCAAAGTAACACCAGTAAAACAACATAACAGAATATTCATTGCAGCAGCTTTGTTTAATATTAGTCACTAGAGAATGGAAAGGAACACAAACTGTCAAACTCCGCCTTTTAACAACAGAAGCAGTTTTTCTATGACACCCACAGTGTGAAGAGGATCTCCAATTTTAAAATTGATGTGAACATGTCAATGCTGTCATGATCTTCATATGAGCAATTGCTTAAAACACATAATGCTCTGCAGGTGAAATGGACATCTAATTCTAGGAGACACAAGAACTTCCTGAGGTTTGACACTACCAACAGATAGAGCAAATATAGACTAGTCCATCGTCATGTACGGTAAGAAAAAAATGAATCTCTCTGCCATGACAcaaacaaatactccctctgttcacttttataaggccttgaagacatttcagacaggGTGCAAAGTAGCTCATTTTCAGTTGTCTGAAACGacaagtgaacggagggagtagctgtttcTAGCATGAGAGGAACTACGGATCAGTTATAACTCATAAGGTCCCGTAGCAGAAATCATGTCGAAACATTTATTGCTGGAACAAATTACTGTGTATAACAAGCTAGAAAAGCCATCTTTTAAAACGCAGCTGAAGCAAGTTATTGTGACGAACCAATTAACCTTTACTACAATAATAAAAGGATAGAGCAGAACTGATCCATATGTCGTTTGATAAGTATAGCATAGACTAGCCAAACAAAATTTAACTTTTACACGGTAGGTTCCCAAGCAAATCAAATTGTCAGTTGGAACCAGTCTGAATCAGTCAACAGCTAGAGGACAGCACAGGATTCGACTCTACTCTGAACAAGTTGACCATTAAAATAAGGATCATGGCCTCCAGGAAAACTGGAGCGGCTGACTTCAGATCTACTTCAAATTTAGACAACAGCACAGAAGTAATTCGCCATTGAGAACATATAAATGGACATGGGGATCTGAGACTCGACCATGATAGCAAACTGAAATCTCGGCCTAGGAATTAATGCCGGAGCCAATCGGACAAGCAGAAATTGGGGCGAGAAGGCTGAGACTGCCCCTAGAAAAATCTCAACTTTTTTGCAGGGAAACGACAAGGCAAGGTTTCCCGAATCCGGGAAGAGCCCGTCGATTCTGCGCCGGAGCGGGAGATGTGCAGGCAGATCAAACAGTGGATTCGAGCAAGAAGGATGTATTACCTGAAATGGGAAAACGGAGCCCAATCCGACGAATCCCAAGCTGTGGAAGGAGGAGCAGCGGCAGCAGGTGCAGATTGGGCACACGAGGAGGAAATCGGAGGGGATGATTGGGGAGGCGGTGGGTGGAACCGTGTGAGACTCAGACTAGGGCTTCGTATAAAAGGTTTCTTTATATGGGGGTGTATGGATGGGATGGAGATAGAGATGACGCGCTTGTGGAAGCTCACAGCGGGGTGAACTCGGACAGTGAAAGATACGATTCTACTGCTGGCTGTTCCTCGCTAGCTTTTGGTTCCATCGCTCTCAGCGTCAGCAATTGTGGATAAATATTCACAAAGTCCATTAAAACGTGGCTTGTACCGATTTGCGGTACGCGTTCACAAATCCCAACCTCCGTCTTagattacttgtcttagatttttgTAGATACTGACACTAAAATGTGTCTACATACGGATCCGAGACAAAAAATTTAGGATGGAGCTTCTAACATTTCTTTAAATCAAAAGTATATACACATTTAGTGTGTTTATTCACTCGTTTTAGTCTGTTCATGGTTCATATTGAAATattcaaaacgtcttatatttatgaatggagggagtacaacacaaGGTTGTGAAATACAATGTGCAGTACAGGTACAAGGTCCTAGCAATTCTTTCACTAGTAGTAATTCTTCCAAATTTCTCTTCAAGCCAGGGAGTGTCTCCGAATTGGGCATCCCAAATGTCTGTGGAGTTTCATGTCCATTCATGGACATCGATAGGGGAGCCGATCATTCAACTGCATGCATAATTGTCTCTTCATTTCAAACGGAGTTGCACAAATAAAGACGGAATTTATACAAACCGAACGATATTCATATTCATTGAATTTCTAAATATTTTAAAACCAAAAGGACGGAATTTAATGAAGTTCAACTAAACCTGACAAAATTTAAACTAAACTAGGTGAGATACTGGATGGTGTCCTAGTACGCATGGCCGCCTTGGTCGGCGACACCTCCATCATGGTCCTTCCAACGGCGTAAGGCCGCGTACGGGTCATGGCAGCCCTGATCGGTCGTCGCTAGGCTCGCGGCGCAACTGGTCGGCTGCCTCTAGTGTCTGCCTGTCTGGTGCAGGTGCTCGGACGTGTTATCCTGGCGGTGACGGTCGCCCGCAGACGTTGCCCCGGCATACCAGCCCCCGCCCATGGTGAGGGCACGGACGTCGCGCTCGTAGTCGACCAACCCTATTTCGAAGAGTTGCTCGTTGATCCAGCGATGACGTTGGGCGGACGTCTGCGTGATTGTTAGAGACGGGTCCTCGGCCCATGCCAACATGAGGCCGGGGCCAGCAAGACGTCTGAATTCATGAATGCGGCATGATGCGCTGGTCCTAGCTCCTGACTTGTGGTTACTTTGTCTCTTTATTCTTCATTTGATATACCGTATTGCTTTGTTTAAGTTTTTACTTATTGTTGTTACCGTCTTTACTAGATACTTGACTCACCTTGCTTTAGCAATTGTTAGGCCCACATTTATATTTCGTAGTTGCCTAAAATTCCTAATAAGTAATCATTGTGTCTATTCATCTCTCTAGGTCCATCTCGAACCTTTCACCAACCTTGATGGTTGCATTATACCCCCTCCAGACAGAAATACTTGTCAGAAGAataatggatgtatctagacgtattttattTCCAGATACATCCATCTTTATCCATTTCcttgacaagtatttccggacggagaacAGTAGCAGAATAAGACATTGCCACTATAAAAGATGGTTAATTAGCAGACCCTGAAACACATCTGAATCAGGAGACATCTACTTGGACAGCGGTTGGAGTCCTCAACATAGGACGACAGAACTTGTTCTCGGACAAGACTATGGGCTCACTAAAGCCTTCGGTGCTCATGTCCTACAATCTCTTAGCattaatactactccctccgttcacttttgtaagtcgtttcagacaactcaaaatagtccgttttgcacattgtctgaaatgtcttcaaggtcttataaaagtgaacagagaaATAGTTCAACACACTATAGAAAAACAAACACAATCAACATTCTACACATCGACTGATCTTGAAGCTCAAAGCAAACCATGGATTTCCACACACTGCCACATCTAGCAAGCTCAAAGCATACCATGGAGTTCAACACACTCTCACATCTAGCAAGCTCAAAGCAAACCATGGAGGTCTAACACACTACCACATCGAGCTATTGACCATACTTGTGTACTATCATACTACACATTGAAAACATGTTGTGGAGCTTAGGCTCCTGGGCACCTCCTTATTTAGCCATTCATTTCTGCATCATTATTCGTGAAAGTACTTTTCTCTTTTTCATTTCTCTCATATAAAACAACATaagaacttcaaactttgcagcaTAATAAAACATTCTAACTAGAACGTGGGGAAAAACTTTCGGATTTTTTCATGCATCATAAATACTAAAAAAGATCAAACAtatctcattttgtatatttatgtcggACCAAagaatctgaaagttttttcccacattgtagtaagaatgttttgttaccttgcaaagt
Coding sequences within:
- the LOC123080411 gene encoding F-box/kelch-repeat protein At1g67480, with translation MVTIVGTREQFVQPQTFLRATMQLKSPRPELSFCFTPQGDCDQYCALIPGLPEDLAKICLALVPRTHFPVMGGVSKRWMSFLESKELIAVRKEVQKLDECVYVLTADAQAKGSHWEVLGCQGQKNTPLPPMPGPTKAGFGVVVLDGKLIVIAGYAADHGKEFVSDEVYQYDCFLNRWTALSKMNVARCDFACAEVNGVIYVAGGFGPSGDSLSSVEVYDPEQNKWTLIEGLRRPRWGCFGCSFEGKMYVMGGRSSFTIGNSRYIDVYDTNSNAWGEFRNGCVMVTAHAVLGEKLFCIEWKNQRSLAIFEPADNSWKKVPVPLTGSSSTRFSLGIHDGKLLLFSLEEEPGYQTLMYDPAAPTGSEWCTSNLRPSGRCLCTVTIKA